The following coding sequences lie in one Uloborus diversus isolate 005 unplaced genomic scaffold, Udiv.v.3.1 scaffold_803, whole genome shotgun sequence genomic window:
- the LOC129233915 gene encoding transcriptional repressor protein YY1-like, with protein sequence MNMNNLGATDIASEVIVSDSREVEIADILVGMPVETVSSTGEVTEEQPLIALQPLLDASSQGIILQPQEEIVGADSESEGLSAYETIPVSSADVNLDSGAGPVNKRGRKGKKVTNKGKLSGEQLTENKRAARKWDRKQVQIKTLEGEFSVTVWASGSDDDRKGMSVDDSMNPEPDPDYTEYMTGKKSLPGGIPGVDLSDPKQLAEFAKMKPRKQNDDIARTIACPHKGCNKMFRDNSAMRKHLHTHGPRVHVCAECGKAFVESSKLKRHQLVHTGEKPFQCTFEGCGKRFSLDFNLRTHVRIHTGDRPYVCPFDECNKKFAQSTNLKSHILTHAKAKFEVFG encoded by the coding sequence ATGAACATGAATAACTTAGGGGCTACTGACATAGCATCCGAAGTGATAGTATCGGATTCTCGTGAAGTTGAAATAGCTGATATTTTGGTTGGTATGCCAGTTGAAACCGTCAGTTCAACTGGAGAAGTGACTGAAGAACAACCTCTGATTGCTCTGCAACCATTATTAGACGCTAGTAGCCAAGGCATTATTCTTCAACCACAAGAAGAAATAGTCGGTGCGGATTCTGAATCGGAAGGTTTGTCTGCTTACGAGACGATACCAGTGTCTTCGGCGGATGTTAACCTAGACTCTGGGGCTGGACCTGTGAATAAGCGAGGAAGGAAAGGTAAAAAAGTGACAAATAAAGGGAAATTGAGTGGAGAGCAGTTGACTGAAAATAAAAGGGCAGCCAGAAAATGGGATCGCAAGCAAGTGCAAATCAAAACATTGGAAGGGGAATTCTCGGTGACCGTTTGGGCGTCCGGTAGCGATGACGATCGGAAAGGGATGTCTGTTGATGACTCCATGAATCCTGAACCGGATCCGGACTACACGGAATACATGACTGGGAAAAAATCCTTGCCTGGTGGAATACCTGGCGTGGACTTAAGCGATCCTAAGCAGTTGGCAGAGTTCGCAAAGATGAAGCCTCGTAAGCAGAATGACGACATTGCCAGGACTATAGCATGCCCACACAAAGGTTGCAATAAGATGTTTAGAGATAATTCTGCCATGAGGAAACACTTGCACACACATGGGCCCCGAGTTCATGTCTGTGCTGAATGTGGCAAAGCATTTGTGGAGAGCTCAAAACTAAAGAGGCACCAGCTAGTGCACACTGGAGAAAAACCTTTTCAATGTACATTTGAAGGGTGTGGGAAAAGATTCTCCTTAGACTTTAATCTACGCACTCACGTCCGCATTCATACGGGCGACAGGCCTTATGTCTGCCCCTTTGatgaatgtaataaaaaatttgcCCAGTCAACTAACTTGAAGTCCCATATCCTTACTCATGCAAAAGCTAAGTTTGAAGTATTTGGTTAA